Genomic segment of Pygocentrus nattereri isolate fPygNat1 chromosome 26, fPygNat1.pri, whole genome shotgun sequence:
ACACACAGACTCCCTGCAAAGGGGTGCAGATATCATCTCTCCATGCACTTTTTACATCTTCAGCAGTTTCTCAGACTAAGAGCCGCAGAATAAAGATAGATATTACCGTCACCTTTCTCATCCTCCTATGTAAAACCTGCTGAACTCATGATCAATAGATTTCTAGAAAACACACTTTGCATTTGACTTTTGTCTTAGTATAGACGGCACTCGCATAATTAAGCAAGTGAGCCCTGAAGTTTTCTCCAAACTTGATAAAGAAGAGATGAAGTTGGATAAGCCATCTACTGTTAAAATACACAGTTTTGCAGGTCTACCTGGCAACGGCACATGTTAGAAAATTTGCCCAACAATGTTGAATTtgttagtgtagatgttactaTGTCAGTACATAGGgctaatattattatatataatattatcaTAATATGTGAAAACCATAGATCATTCGATCTATTAGTagttttgcatattttgtaACACTTTATTTCCTCTGTACATGTTTTGTAGATACTTACATTGCCTTTAACTTGCACTTGAATGCATATGTGGGACAGCCTTTTCTGAAAATCTAGTGAGAGCTCAGTGTCCCACTGATGGCATCAGTTTTGAACTTCAGAACATTCAGCATCCCATATTTAGTaggttttctaagtaaaaataaatacttgAAATTTCTCTAACAGAAATACAAATTTAGTGgggggttttttttatttaacatattggaaaaaaaactgtgcattaaaatgtccagaagtgtgttctctgttatCTGTagagttattttcacttagaaagttgTAGAAAGTTTTTTGACCAGAGGTCTAAACTTTTTCATATGACTTTATATACAGTGAGTAACTTGTAAGTTCTTGTATTGACATAATTTTTGGTAATCagatttttaatgaataaatctTGTTTTAAAGATGGATTTTAAAATAGCATCCAGTCTCACTGCCAGCacaaaaatgcaaccaaactAAACACACAGCCAGAAACCTCTGTTCCCTGACTAGACAAACTTGTGCtcaatttaaccccttaaaaccccagtcttattacatacCAGGGCTTATTATTGAGTAAGTACAGGAACATCGGTGCAAACTGGTGGAGCTACACTTAGTTTAtaatgtgtaatgaaactttgggccatttaaggggttaacatacCCTttgcaaaaatggagatggaaaaataataattgtcaAAATTATCAGCAATGTATGCTTTCTCATATAAACAAACTCTATCTTTAAATGTTCCTTACTCCAGAAAAACATAGTACTTCTTAGTTAAAATACATTGTGGAAAATATTATTGCAACATGACTACAGACATTATAAGATCATTTCTAACTAGAATTTGCTAAAATAACTTCTAATGTCAATTTAGATATTCACAAGTAAATACGTTACAACAGTTATGGAGACAGGAAGCACAATATTGTTTGTCTCCTACAATGTCTGTCATCTTATACAGGCCTTTTACGTGAGAGttaaaatgagactttttaGAACCATCAAACATTTAAACGATATTCCTCATTATTCCTAACAGCAGTACAAGATCATTGACAACTAATATACCTTGAGAATGAAGATGTTTAAACAGACCGCAATGTAAATAGTCAATAAATTGATTTTCCAGAGGCCAGAGAAACAGTGCGATTTGTTTATGCCATTGTAACATACAGTTTCAGTCTGTTGTGTTTTGTCTAAAATAGCAAACTCAGGACATACTGTGAAATTTTATACTAGCAGTGAATGGACGTGCATTTTTTGCTAACAACAAATAAACTAAGGTAAATTTTGCCAACACTTAAAAACACGTGGCCATGTGAAAGCACAGCATCAGTGTAACTCACCGATCTGACAACAACAGTGGAAAGGACAGGCCTTGCTGTATACTAATAGGGTCAGTGGAATATCAGGCAGAGCGAAGGTGAGAGGTGTCAGGTGCATTGCTGTGCAGTGTCTCTGCACAAGTTGTCATGGAGCCAGTGGCTTTTCTCTTTAGTTGCTACTGGTTTTGCGGTGTCAAGTGCTAAGCGGGCTAGCTGTTTAAATCCACTGTTTAGGCTATGGTTACCTGTCTGCACTAAACTCTCTGGAAAATAGATGGCTGTAGATAAGGGACCTGAACCAGACCTCTGGTCTGCACTCTCACATTTGGGTAGACCCCAAATGTGAAAGCATCAGAGAAGTGACCAGacctctctttcattctttatcCTGAATTAAAGTCCAAGCAGCTGCTAATactatgttttattatatataatgaaataGTGAATAATGAGTATATGTGGAtcattgtgtgcatgtgtcctAGATGTGACTGTACttaattaagattaaatctgTGCCTTGGTCTATTTTGATCAAGAGTCCTTTCTGCTGCATGATGACTCCCATTAGTCACATATTGTAGCTGTCAAATATGTCCAAAAGggcaactttacaagagaaaacaagcacattctttacttttagtgcaagttaatgtaaaaagattttccaAGCAATTCCTTCCAATGAAGGGAAGCTGCTGTGCTTTAATAGTGttgaaaatcaaaaataaacaaaatagaGATACTTGGGTTTTTAGAAAGCAACAATATGCTTTGTTGGTATACTTGTCTCAAGTACTTGCACTGAGTTGTGTATGATAATTAGGATAAAATACACAGTTGCATTTTTAGTATGCAAGCATGCTTCATCAGTGGATACAGCAGAAAGAAATACCCATgcagtttatttattgttaattgtTAAGGTACATTCAAGGAGTTTTCAAGGAGAGCACAAACAGAATGAGCTTGTCTAACAGGAATACAGCAACACCATAATCAACAATAATTCATAACTGCTGGAAAGAATTACTTTATTCATGTAAATTAGTCAGTAGACAAATTCTTATTTTTGCTCCTCAATATTCATGGCTTTGCAGAAGGTTTGGATTGACTTAGTTTAATGCTCCAGTTGAACACCACTTGTAAGTCCAACTATACCAGCTGGGCAGTGACACAGctgttctgttctctttgtctctgtctgcaGATCAGGTGACGGTGTCTTGGGATTCATCTCCCTGCTGCAAAACAAGCCAGAACAAGCCTGGATCCCTCCCTGAGCCTGCTTCGATCTGAACTGTACAGTGAACAGGCTCATCTGTGCTTGTGGCTACCCTTTGGTCATTCATCCTGGCTTAGGCAGCTCAATTGTACCCCGTGGAGGGGAAGGAGGACATGGAGGTCCCACTGGTCAACTTTGAGAACCTGGATGACATTGGAATCAACCTGGGAGACCCTAGTGATTCAGGATATCCCACTTCACCCACTTCAGAAGCACCGGAAGCAAACCAGATGACACCTGGCATGAATTCACCTACACATTCACCGCAGAGGCATAGGCAGCATGGGAATACACCCGCCTCTCCCACAACACTCACAAAGAAAGGGACATCAAGCTGCAACAGTCTCGTCTCTAACTGGAAGATACTTATGAACAGTGAAGGTAGTCCGGGTGATGCTCTCTTGGGAAAGCTGGCTAAAGACTGTTGTGAGGACTTGTTTGGTGAAAAGCAGAAACTTGAGGAGGGTGACCAGAGGGTAGTCATCAATGTCTCAGGAATGATGTATGAGACGACACTCAAAACCCTTAACCAGTTCCCTGACACTCTGCTCGGAGACCCTAAGAGGCGGATAGACTATTTCGACCCAATGAAAAATGAGTATTTCTTTGACCGCAACCGTCCCAGTTTTGATGGAATCCTGTACTTCTATCAGTCTGGGGGCAAGATACGGAGACCAGCAAACGTGCCGTTGGATGTTTTTGCGGATGAGATCGTGTTCTACAGACTGGGCCATGAAGTGATGGAGCAGTTCAGGGAGGATGAAGGTTTCATCAAAGAACCTGAGCCTCAGCTGCCGACAAGTGAGCTTCACCGTCAGTTCTGGCTGCTCTTTGAGTACCCAGAGAGCTCTAGTGCTGCCAGATCTGTGGCATTAGTGTCTGTGCTTGTTATCACTATTTCCATTTGCATCTTCTGCCTGGAGACTCTCCCAGAGTTCCGTGATGATCGTGAATTCACGCATGAAACTGTTAACTTGACCCGTGATGCTAATGGCACCCTCCTGTCCCCAAGCCCTCTGCCCAAAATCCGGGAATCAGTTTTCACAGACCCCTTCTTTGTAGTAGAAAGCATCTGTATAATCTGGTTCTGCTTTGAAGCAGGAGTGCGATTCGTTGTGTGCCCCAGCAAAAGCGAATTTTTCAGCAACATCATGAACATGATTGACATTGTCTCCATCATGCCCTACTTCATCACTGTGATCACTGAGCTCATGGCCACTCACGGAGATGATGCAGCAGCTAACCAGAACATGTCCTTTGCCACGCTTCGTGTCATCAGATTGGTGAGGGTCTTCAGGATCTTTAAGCTCTCACGTCACTCCAAAGGACTTCAGATCCTGGGCCAGACCCTGAAGGCCAGCATGAGAGAGCTTGGCTTGCTCATCTTCTTCCTTTTCATTGGAGTCATCCTCTTTTCCAGTGCCATTTACTTTGCTGAGGTTGACGAACCTGAAACGCAATTTGTGAGCATCCCAGAGGGTTTCTGGTGGGCTGTGGTCACCATGACGACAGTTGGCTATGGTGACATGTGTCCAGTTACTTTGGGGGGTAAGATGGTGGGCATCCTCTGTGCCATCGCTGGAGTGCTGACCATTGCTCTTCCTGTTCCTGTTATTGTTTCCAACTTCAACTATTTTTACCACCGTGAAACAGAGCAGGCAGAGAAGCATGTCATGGATGCAGCTGCAGAGGCGGCCGCAAACCAGAAAAATTCTGATGAGAAATATGAAAGCACCTACTCTCTAGACAAGAGCAATGGGAATTGGCAGATGGAAAAAAATGGCATTCCTTGAGAAATGTAGTGCTGCTAAATTTAGCATGAGTAGCAATAATAAGACTGAGCAACAATGCACTTAGTTTTGGATTgacaaatgtattatttagaTTTCCCTTGATGTATTTAATGCTATGCATACAATGACAGAACCTCAGAAATGATGCAGATCTGGCCAAAGGGTGCTGGAAACACCTCAGAAACAATGATGCTGCACCTCAAAACCTCTTAGGTAGATCTGCCACATAAAGGGTTAAAGACACggagtttccctttaatgcTTTCTATGCAGCTTAACAGCAGAAAAGACTAATAAgaactgaaccaaaacaaaaacagtcagaaattACTTATGCAACATTTTGTGCTGTTGACTGAACCTTTTAACTGATTAGAAATTAGGTGCTTGTTTTGCAGAGCCCCTCAAATGAATGTTAAAGAGTCATGATTCTGCACTCTGAGCCTCCTCTCACCACTGCACTTTGCTGAACGTATCGTTTCTTTAGAGTTTCATGCTGACATCACCTTTGACATTGCTGCTTGTGAGATGAAAGAGCTTACATCAAGCAATTGTCCATCTTTCAATGTCACTAAATGTCCCCTCTAAATTGTCTGCCCTGCTAGTTATCGTCACAGCTAATCAGGCCTGTTATTTCATACTGTTTCCAATGTTAGTGTGCTATATTTACATGGCCCACTATGTCACGGCAGCATCTGCTAGTTGtcccacatttacacaggtgttGCTATTCGTATCAACGTTTGCTTAAAATGTGGAGAGCAGCCTGTAGTCTAGAATGTTCCCAAATTTACTTTACAGTGAAGAGTTCATATTCAGTTGTATGCAAGTTTTGGCACTCCTGCTCAAATGATGTCTAGAAATGACATCCTCCAGAGAGAACttatacacattttaatgcacaattatggtttatttgttgattttaacatattgggaaaacagaaaacatggcctgtgcaaaagttatggcatgttttatattttttacaatatgttaaaacaaataaatagaaataatgcACTACATAGCCCGAAAAATTTTATATTtcagttccctgtagaggatgtgttgacatttttacacaaaacatcatttgaaattCAAACTTTGGCATATGACTGTAATCTTCAGTGCCTAGTGTGAATCGGTGAATTGTGCAtgataaccatttaatgtaggTATTTCTTGAGCTGGACAAAGCACCATAGCCTCTCTTCTCTTATTGCTGGTTTGATTCATCCACTTAAAGATACAGTAATTAGCACTAAAGACTCAATTATATGTAATTTAGCAAATGTAGGTTTGATATATATGATAGATCCCTAGCGATACACTACACAGATATTAGTTGATAGTTCACTGGACTCCCAATATGCACACAGAAGATAGTCATGGCTGAATAGCGCACAGCTTGCATGAGGTGATCTCCATTAGTGATAAACTTACAGAATTACCTCCAATTAGTAGATACTCTTAGAAACATTTCTTAAGGCAGTTTTTAAATGGAAGAGAGAAGTAGCATCTATTAACTGCCTTGCATCAGTATAGTTTAGCTGATCTGAGTAAACATTCTTATTTATGCCTGACAGCATGGAGGCACTGCGCATGGTCTGACATACCGTAataagaacaggataaaagcagtttgaaaaatgtaaatattacataGAAAAGGaactgcatttttatataatcaAAGCTATTGCTTCCAAATGTTTGCAACACAGAGCCCTATTCATGGTCTACTTGTTCTGAAACATTATAGAAACAGAGTAACACTTACAGACCCATCATCTTCGTCACAATTGTCATATTTCCCATGCATGGTAGCAATTTGTGGTCAGAATTGGCACACTGTTCAGTGAAAGTTTTCCCTTTAAACAACTTTCTGACTATGCAGTAGAAACTCCTTTTTTGTGATTACGGTCCTTTTTGATTATTCACATCTAATATCTCAGACTTgcacatttttttgtaaatagtaCCTTTTAAATGATATGCAAAAATTTATATCTATAGATGCTATCTAAggcaatttaatgaagcactttCAAGGGAAGCTAGAATTTGAGCTTTCCACCAATGTAATTTATAGTAGCAGATAATAATACATTCAACAAATACAGAATATAACTTCTACAATTGCaagaataaatttacaaaaACCATCAGGAATATCAAAAAAAGTCATGACAAACCACAGGTTTGTAATGTCTCCAAGCtgattagagaaaaaaaaactttctgaaGAATATATTTCCTTTGACAATTTTACATGACAAAACACTTGTGCATGTGTTTCATGAGTCAGAATGtgtcaacattttaaaaaaatcattcctTAATTGGCGAGTCTTGACAGTATGTCTATGAGTCCAATGACAGATATGACACAATGTAATAAATAGTTCAGGGCTTTGAAGTCATAATAGCATTTAGCGTCTCATGAATGTATGCAATGGCTGTATAAATTTGATCATATAAGcactatattttattcatgataTTCTGAGTGccttttattaaacatttatccTGTTTAGACAGCTTCTTGTTTGGTTTGTTCGGTGCACAGTAAaagtattttagtgttttctatGTGATCTAtagctatttatttattgtttataagTCAAATTAgttatttttcttattctttaaACATCTGAAAGTGATTGTTGGGGTGTTTGAAAAGTTCAAGACAAGTCAAGTGGtctttattatataaataaatatatcttGTATACATTGGAACAAAATGTTGTTCTTCAGGCCACATTTTGCAACACATGACAGAAGTACATCACAGGACTACATAGAGTACAGATACTCAACAGGTCatatcagaaaataaatatacaggACAATAAATGCACAGGATAAATACTAGACAGGACAACttaacaatatatacatttggGCATCATATATATGTTAATACAAACATGTGCATATGGCATCCACCCCATCACTTTCCCTAGCCTCCAGCATGATGTGACGGTAATTAAACTATAAACGCATGTTTATAGATCAAATTGAATGTTGGAACAGGATTGTGAAAGTGGTGGGTAGACCCATAACCCATATGAGACCCAAAATCAATACTCCAGTTAAAGCAGGGTTATTTTAGGGAATATTCACTCCCATGTAGCGAAAgtaattacaaaaacaaaactagagatgaagcaaaaaaaaagtattgtgTCAAAAATCTATAGGGTTCCCTTTAGAACTACAAAAGACCTTGTGAATTCATCATGcattcaaaatctcttggcaTGTGCATGatctttttggtctaaaataaaaagctaaagtTAAACAGTAAGAGGTGTGAAGAGCAGCAAAGCAGTTCATGTTCTTAACCAGGGGAACAGAATGATATTGAACCCAATAAAAAGAATTACGAACACAATGTTACAGACTACATTTGAACCATATATGGTTCATATACTGTAGTCTTACATATATTGGTTCCTAATGGCTATTAGCTTGGACATACATTTCTAGAATAACATTTTCATTGtcaaagaacctttacattatgttgaAGTTCTTTGAACTGCAAACactctcatttacaaaaaaatattcttgacatggaaccaaaagtggttcttataTGGCATTGCTTTTTTGGGGcctgtattttgaaaaatattgaccaataagtaaaagtattattattttaaaatacaaaccCATCATAATTTTACTTTGTCAAGACCTATGCATTGTAAGTACACTCTCAGAAGTAAAGATTGTAAATTGTCACTGGGGTAGTACTCTCAAGGGtatatctcagtacctttagtcagggattgtaccataatctactgaaattatattttctaagct
This window contains:
- the LOC108427546 gene encoding potassium voltage-gated channel subfamily A member 10, with translation MEVPLVNFENLDDIGINLGDPSDSGYPTSPTSEAPEANQMTPGMNSPTHSPQRHRQHGNTPASPTTLTKKGTSSCNSLVSNWKILMNSEGSPGDALLGKLAKDCCEDLFGEKQKLEEGDQRVVINVSGMMYETTLKTLNQFPDTLLGDPKRRIDYFDPMKNEYFFDRNRPSFDGILYFYQSGGKIRRPANVPLDVFADEIVFYRLGHEVMEQFREDEGFIKEPEPQLPTSELHRQFWLLFEYPESSSAARSVALVSVLVITISICIFCLETLPEFRDDREFTHETVNLTRDANGTLLSPSPLPKIRESVFTDPFFVVESICIIWFCFEAGVRFVVCPSKSEFFSNIMNMIDIVSIMPYFITVITELMATHGDDAAANQNMSFATLRVIRLVRVFRIFKLSRHSKGLQILGQTLKASMRELGLLIFFLFIGVILFSSAIYFAEVDEPETQFVSIPEGFWWAVVTMTTVGYGDMCPVTLGGKMVGILCAIAGVLTIALPVPVIVSNFNYFYHRETEQAEKHVMDAAAEAAANQKNSDEKYESTYSLDKSNGNWQMEKNGIP